In one window of Bos mutus isolate GX-2022 chromosome 13, NWIPB_WYAK_1.1, whole genome shotgun sequence DNA:
- the DNAJC5 gene encoding dnaJ homolog subfamily C member 5, translating to MADQRQRSLSTSGESLYHVLGLDKNATSDDIKKSYRKLALKYHPDKNPDNPEAADKFKEINNAHAILTDATKRNIYDKYGSLGLYVAEQFGEENVNTYFVLSSWWAKALFIFCGLLTCCYCCCCLCCCFNCCCGKCKPKAPEGEETEFYVSPEDLEAQLQSDEREAADTPIVIQPASATETTQLTADSHPSYHTDGFN from the exons ATGGCAGACCAGAGACAGCGCTCACTCTCTACCTCTGGGGAGTCCCTGTACCATGTACTGGGGCTGGATAAGAACGCAACCTCGGATGACATTAAGAAGTCCTACCG GAAGCTGGCCTTGAAATACCACCCTGACAAGAACCCTGATAACCCGGAGGCTGCAGACAAGTTTAAGGAGATCAACAACGCCCACGCCATCTTGACGGACGCCACGAAAAGAAACATCTACGACAAGTACGGCTCACTGGGGCTCTACGTGGCCGAGCAGTTCGGGGAGGAGAACGTGAACACCTACTTTGTGCTCTCCAGCTGGTGGGCCAAG gccctgTTCATCTTCTGTGGGCTCCTCacctgctgctactgttgctgctgcctctgctgctgcttcaaCTGCTGCTGTGGCAAGTGCAAGCCCAAGGCGCCGGAGGGGGAGGAGACGGAGTTCTATGTGTCCCCCGAGGACCTGGAGGCGCAGCTGCAGTCCGATGAGAGGG AGGCCGCAGACACGCCGATCGTCATCCAGCCGGCGTCTGCCACGGAGACCACCCAGCTCACGGCTGACTCCCACCCCAGCTACCACACCGATGGGTTCAACTAA